One window of Mus caroli chromosome 11, CAROLI_EIJ_v1.1, whole genome shotgun sequence genomic DNA carries:
- the Ccdc182 gene encoding coiled-coil domain-containing protein 182, translating into MEALFQAGSILMKVNTLQGKKMVESGLQSGDLSLSQSWPSYLPLPADLEILQQKVAGVQRELENFKEEALKAIRYLEDAFCQMSGVLAQQEEQAARVKQRLREEEDRGIVRNKVLTFLLPREKQLREHCQRLENMLVRSHNPLRAIRKSQAD; encoded by the coding sequence CAGGCAGGGTCCATTCTTATGAAGGTGAATACCTTACAGGGCAAGAAGATGGTGGAAAGCGGGCTCCAGTCTGGGGACCTTTCCCTGTCTCAGTCATGGCCCTCCTACCTCCCTCTGCCGGCCGACTTGGAGATCCTACAGCAGAAGGTGGCCGGGGTACAAAGGGAGTTAGAGAACTTCAAGGAGGAGGCACTGAAGGCCATCCGTTACTTGGAGGACGCCTTCTGCCAGATGAGTGGCGTCCTGgcacagcaggaggagcaggcGGCACGAGTGAAGCAGCGGCTAAGGGAAGAGGAGGACCGAGGCATCGTCCGCAACAAGGTCCTCACCTTCCTCCTGCCCCGGGAGAAGCAGCTTCGTGAACACTGCCAGCGGCTGGAGAACATGCTGGTCAGGAGCCACAACCCGCTGCGAGCCATCAGGAAGAGCCAGGCGGACTGA